The following nucleotide sequence is from candidate division WWE3 bacterium.
ATGAAGCTCGTGACGCCATCATCAACCACGGTGGTGGGCACGCTAATCATAGTCTATTTTGGGAAATATTAAGAGCTCCGAAAACAAATAACGAGCCAACCAGTGACTTGTTAAACGCTATCAATCTAACATTTGGAAGCTTTCCGGATTTTAAAACTAAATTCTCAGATCTTGCCACGATGCAGTTTGGTAGTGGTTGGGCGTGGCTTTGTGTCAACGACAGTGGTCAACTGTCAGCTTGCAAATTACCGAATCAAAATTCGCCACTAGCCGAAGGGCTCACGCCGATTTTGTGTTTAGACGTTTGGGAGCACGCTTACTATCTTAAATACCAAAACCGCAGGGCCGACTACATAAAAGCCTGGTGGGATATCGTTAATTGGGACAGGATCACCGAGTTGTATTTAGAGACTAAAAAGGCGCCGGTTGTCATTTAAGACTATGGCGCCTCTTTAACTACTCGCGTTCCTTGATGTTGTCAGCGATTACCCAAAACGCTTCGTCTTTTCCATTGAGCATTCTTTCCACTACTCTGCAGAAAGCGACTCCATTTCGATCAATATGTTGATATTCAGGCGTAATAG
It contains:
- a CDS encoding superoxide dismutase, with the translated sequence MKSNSQFYPFTLPKLSFGYADLEPVIDKETTELHYSKHHQTYVDKLNAAIEKFPDLKSLSLAQLISDPSSLPDEARDAIINHGGGHANHSLFWEILRAPKTNNEPTSDLLNAINLTFGSFPDFKTKFSDLATMQFGSGWAWLCVNDSGQLSACKLPNQNSPLAEGLTPILCLDVWEHAYYLKYQNRRADYIKAWWDIVNWDRITELYLETKKAPVVI